GACTTCGCCGGCGATGAGACTCGCGTCTTCACCACCACCATCCGCGCCAGCGAGACCGTTGCTCAGGACACCCGCCAGCTGGGCAAGCTCGCCCACGAACTCGAGGAAGTTGTCCGCTCTGGCCCTAGCTGGTGGGAACTGCGCCGCACCGGGAAGAAGAGCGAAGGACCCCGCACCGCCAGCGCCGAAGGGGTCGCCGACGACTTTCACCACCTGGCCGAGGAAGTGCTGCGGCGGCTCGCAGCAGCAGAGCGCGCCGTGGCCGCCGACGGGAGCCCGCGATGACCTCCGCCGAGCCCCCGCAGCCGGCGACCGACGCCAGTCCTGCAAGTAGCGCCGCAGCGGGCCCCGCACCGAGGCGTCCTGCCCTGCAGATCCCCGCCAGCCCATCTCGGGCCCGAGACCGGCCGCCCCTCAGCCTGTCTCGGACGGCGCGCACGACACCTCAGGCGGCCGAGCCGGCCGCAACCGATGAACAGACGGCCGCGCGCCCGACGCCCGAGTCGGACCCCACGCCTCGTGAGACCCGCCGAAGGCCGGTACCGAGCGGACCCGCCGCGCCGAAGTACGCCCGGCTGGCGCGACGAGACATGCTCATCACCTCCACGCAGTCGGCTGGGCTGGCCTCACTCACGGCTGAGGTGATGAACGATCCGCACCGACAGCAGGTGGCCTCAAGTGAGCGTGAGCGCATCACCGATGCCACGCTCGTGCGGGTTGCGATCGACCTCCTGCTGACCCGCCATCGAGACGAGCTCAGTGGTGTCACCGAGGACGAGCTGAGGGCCAGCGTCGGCCTGCCACCTCTGCAGTACTGAGACGCCGAGTCAGCGGACCCTGGCCCGAGCGAGCACCTCGGGGCCAGGGTCAACCCCAGCACCCGATCGGGTGACCCAACAACTTTGCGTGAAGGGGTTGCTTTGCATGCATCCCTACGCCAGGGTCATCCCCATGCCCGCCGTAGCCGGCCGCGCCCCGCGGAAGCAGAAGGTCCAGCCTCTGGTGCCTTTCGCCACGCGAGTGCCAGAGGTCACCCGGCGGACAGCGAACGAACGAGCACAGGAGCTGGGCGTCTCGCTCAGCCTCTACCTGGAGGACCTGATCGAACGCGACCGACGGTCGCGCGAGGTCGGCGAACCCAGCGCCACGGACCCGTCCGCGGCGTAGCCCTACCCGGACCAGTCGACTGACCGGCTCCGGACACAACGAAGCCCCACACCCCAAGTTCAAGTTTGGCCGCCTGATCTGGGTGCAGGGCTTCGTCAACTGAGTAACTGGAGGAGACATTACCTCCCCATCGGGGTTGGGTCACGTCCTACGCGCCAAGATTTTCGCGCGCCCTGAGACGTTCACCCAACAGACGCATGCGCAAGGCCGGCGCCGCATGACGCGGTGACCGGCCCGGTGGCCCCGCGCCACCCCGCCACCACCACGCTGACCAGCGACGCCGCCGTCAGCACGGCGCCGCCGCGCACCGCGGTGCTCCAGCGCACCACCCCCGTCACCGTCCGAGCGCTTTCGGAGCCGATGACCGCGCTGCTGCGCGACGGCACCGGCCTGGACCGCTACGCCAGCCGCTCTGAGGCGGTCATGGCCACCGCGGTGGCCGCGGTCAACGCCGGCTGGGACGAGGAGACCTGGCGCCTGGCGCTGGAGGGCGCCTGCGAGGAGATCGCCGCGTGGGCAGCCACCCAGATCCGCCAGGGCCGCTCGCGCCAGCGCTCGGCCGGGGACGCCGAGCGTCACCTGAGCACGACGTGGCGCAATGCGGTCGCGCGCGTGGCCGAGCGCCCCCCCACCGGGGACCACTTCACCGTCCAGGCCGAGCTCGCCGAGATCGACCTGACCATCAGCGCTCACCCACACCTGTGGGGCAAGGCCTCCGGCCCCAGCGACCGCGCCGTACTGCAGGTGCTGCTGGCCATCGCCCGCGAGGCCTGCACCCTGACCCCTTCAGCCTCCACCCGGCAGGTCTCCGAGCACGCCAACGTCAGCCCCACCACCGTTACCAACGCCCTGCGGCGGCTGGCCAAGGCCGGCTGGGTGCGCCAGGACAGCCCCGCGCAGGGGACGCTGGCGCCCACCTGGCGGCTACTGCGCCCCGAGGACCTGCCCGCCCCCGCCCCGGAGGTCGCCGCGGTGTTGGAGAACCTGCCGGTGCTGCCGCTGGCGGCCGCGTTGGGACGCACCAGCGTGCGCGCGCACGACGCCTTCTCCCACTCCATCCATGGCGGGCTAGGTCGCATCGCCGCGCGCCTGGTCGACCTGCTCGACCCCACCGGTGCTCAGCGGCTCACCGCGGCCCAGCTGCAGGCCCTGTCGGGCCTGCACCGGCGCACCGTGACCAAGCACGTGCGCGCCCTGGCGCTGGCCGGGCTGGTCGAGGTCGACCACCGCGGT
This genomic interval from Quadrisphaera setariae contains the following:
- a CDS encoding winged helix-turn-helix transcriptional regulator translates to MTGPVAPRHPATTTLTSDAAVSTAPPRTAVLQRTTPVTVRALSEPMTALLRDGTGLDRYASRSEAVMATAVAAVNAGWDEETWRLALEGACEEIAAWAATQIRQGRSRQRSAGDAERHLSTTWRNAVARVAERPPTGDHFTVQAELAEIDLTISAHPHLWGKASGPSDRAVLQVLLAIAREACTLTPSASTRQVSEHANVSPTTVTNALRRLAKAGWVRQDSPAQGTLAPTWRLLRPEDLPAPAPEVAAVLENLPVLPLAAALGRTSVRAHDAFSHSIHGGLGRIAARLVDLLDPTGAQRLTAAQLQALSGLHRRTVTKHVRALALAGLVEVDHRGVRRVLETDAAAAAEHLDDVAGELGSTGVVARRKARHAAQREAFTLWRVDFDARRGWRVERGLYRPEQPQLFAGPPRARVPSQRAA